A region from the uncultured Draconibacterium sp. genome encodes:
- a CDS encoding FAD-dependent oxidoreductase: protein MKKIKLAAIFLAFLVVWACAVKQSDKANRPDVVIYGGTSAAITAAVQLAQMDKNVFIVCPEKHIGGLSASGLGFTDVGDKSVIGGLSREFYHRVYLHYQNDEAWNWQPRSEYGNEGQGTTAINDSMQTMWTFEPHVAENIFEEFVAENNITILRDEWLDRENGVEVIDGKIKSITVLSGKKFEAEIFMDATYEGDLMAAAGINYHVGREANSVYNETWNGVQCGQFHHSHNFHHMNLKISPYVIPGDPTSGVLPRISTEPPGENGSGDKRIQAYNYRLCTTNAEGNYVPFEKPENYDPAQYELLRRIFRAGRHSMFGGGKIPNGKRDVNNVGPFSSDNIGMNYDYPEASYEERKVILQEHIDYHKGLLYFWCYDESVPENLRLKMRKWGLAKDEFVDNNHWPYQIYVREARRMLGEFVMTDNEILGKKPVDKSIGMGSYAMDSHNTQRYITEEGYVQNEGDLGVEPPAPYQIHLGTIVPKREECKNLLVLTAVSSSHIAFGSIRMEPVFMVLGQSAGVLAGMAVEKGVDLHDVAYTELADELHALGQILDVSDK, encoded by the coding sequence ATGAAAAAAATAAAACTAGCAGCAATATTTCTAGCGTTTTTGGTCGTTTGGGCCTGCGCCGTAAAGCAATCAGATAAAGCCAACCGGCCCGATGTAGTAATTTACGGAGGAACATCAGCAGCCATTACTGCGGCGGTGCAGTTGGCGCAAATGGATAAAAATGTGTTTATTGTGTGCCCCGAAAAACATATTGGCGGCCTATCAGCAAGTGGTCTTGGTTTTACCGATGTAGGTGATAAAAGTGTCATTGGCGGACTTTCGCGCGAGTTTTACCATCGTGTTTACCTGCACTATCAAAACGATGAAGCCTGGAACTGGCAGCCTCGTAGCGAGTATGGGAATGAGGGACAAGGTACCACCGCTATTAACGACAGCATGCAAACCATGTGGACATTTGAGCCACATGTAGCCGAAAATATTTTTGAAGAGTTTGTTGCCGAAAATAACATTACAATTTTGCGCGATGAGTGGCTCGACCGTGAAAACGGCGTTGAAGTCATCGATGGAAAAATCAAATCAATTACCGTGTTAAGTGGTAAGAAATTTGAAGCCGAAATTTTTATGGATGCCACTTACGAAGGCGACCTGATGGCAGCGGCCGGAATAAATTATCACGTGGGCCGCGAAGCCAACAGCGTTTACAACGAAACATGGAATGGTGTGCAGTGCGGGCAATTTCACCACAGCCATAATTTTCATCACATGAACTTAAAGATTAGTCCTTATGTGATTCCCGGCGACCCAACAAGCGGTGTTTTGCCTCGAATTTCAACCGAACCTCCGGGCGAAAACGGCTCGGGTGACAAACGAATTCAGGCGTATAACTACCGCCTGTGCACCACCAATGCCGAAGGAAATTACGTTCCGTTTGAAAAACCCGAAAATTACGACCCTGCCCAATACGAATTGCTACGCCGGATTTTCCGTGCAGGTCGTCACTCCATGTTTGGCGGTGGTAAAATTCCCAACGGTAAACGTGATGTGAACAACGTAGGTCCGTTTAGCTCCGATAATATTGGTATGAATTACGATTACCCCGAAGCATCGTACGAAGAACGTAAAGTAATTCTTCAGGAACATATCGACTACCACAAAGGCTTGCTGTATTTCTGGTGCTACGACGAAAGTGTACCGGAAAACCTGCGCTTGAAAATGAGAAAATGGGGCCTGGCAAAAGACGAATTTGTGGATAACAACCACTGGCCTTACCAGATTTATGTGCGCGAAGCACGCCGTATGCTCGGTGAGTTTGTGATGACAGATAACGAAATTCTTGGGAAAAAGCCTGTGGATAAATCTATTGGGATGGGTTCGTATGCAATGGATTCGCACAACACCCAACGTTATATTACCGAAGAAGGTTATGTGCAAAACGAGGGCGATTTAGGTGTTGAACCTCCGGCGCCCTACCAGATTCATTTGGGAACCATTGTGCCAAAGCGCGAAGAGTGCAAAAACCTGTTGGTGCTTACTGCCGTTTCAAGTTCGCACATTGCTTTTGGTTCTATTCGTATGGAACCCGTGTTTATGGTGCTGGGGCAAAGTGCCGGTGTTTTGGCCGGTATGGCTGTTGAAAAAGGTGTTGATTTGCATGATGTTGCTTATACCGAATTAGCTGATGAATTACATGCCTTGGGGCAAATTTTGGATGTGTCGGATAAATAG
- a CDS encoding alpha/beta hydrolase produces MNKLFLFLVLNIICLLGHAQHLEVPLWADNIPNYQETDEKEIRVQEGVLKIRNVKKPGLEVFIPSERIQNGQAVVICPGGGYAIMNWDWEGTDIAKWLNSQGITAIVLKYRLPRSKSNIVSYKSPILDAQRAVRLVRQNAKAWGIDSTRIGIMGFSAGGHLAATLSVHYNEKYAEPSDSIDLLSARPDFSILVYPVVTFKDGFTDSGSRRRLLNNNLDEDLILHFSAEEHVNADTPPTFIMHSTDDTGVPVQNSLKYYEALVNNKVQAEMHLYPIGWHGYALARDNEYLSTWTELLEAWLKRY; encoded by the coding sequence ATGAATAAGTTATTTCTTTTTCTGGTTCTGAATATAATATGTTTGTTGGGGCATGCTCAGCATCTTGAAGTTCCTTTATGGGCTGACAATATCCCAAACTATCAAGAGACCGATGAAAAAGAAATTAGAGTTCAGGAGGGAGTGCTTAAAATACGAAACGTAAAGAAACCAGGTCTGGAAGTTTTTATTCCATCGGAAAGAATTCAAAATGGACAGGCTGTGGTTATTTGCCCTGGTGGCGGATACGCTATTATGAACTGGGATTGGGAGGGGACCGATATTGCCAAATGGCTCAATTCGCAGGGAATAACAGCTATTGTATTAAAGTATCGTTTGCCACGCTCAAAATCAAATATTGTGTCTTATAAATCGCCCATATTAGATGCACAGCGTGCTGTCCGTTTGGTGAGACAAAATGCAAAAGCATGGGGCATTGATTCAACGCGTATTGGCATTATGGGATTCTCGGCAGGAGGGCATTTGGCGGCAACACTTTCTGTTCATTACAACGAAAAATATGCTGAACCAAGCGATAGTATCGACTTGTTAAGTGCGCGCCCCGATTTTTCAATATTGGTTTATCCTGTTGTAACTTTTAAAGACGGTTTTACCGACTCTGGCTCAAGAAGAAGGCTTCTGAATAATAACTTGGATGAAGATTTAATACTACACTTTTCAGCCGAAGAACATGTAAATGCTGATACGCCACCTACATTTATTATGCATTCAACAGATGATACCGGTGTGCCGGTGCAAAACTCATTAAAGTATTACGAAGCTTTGGTTAACAACAAGGTGCAAGCAGAAATGCATCTTTATCCCATTGGCTGGCATGGTTATGCACTGGCACGAGACAACGAATATTTATCCACATGGACAGAACTTTTGGAAGCCTGGTTAAAAAGATATTAA
- a CDS encoding glycosyl hydrolase family 28 protein codes for MIPKLLISCYVISILGFTSCSPKVKIYPAPEGIELSDAFVVKVQEQAVPVYKTKIPPDHPIPRLNHSRSIFGYASIASFDMNESVTVSIDYPKAVESVKILPTSYGIAPQIEGNKITFKLDNPGQITVEVNGDWHQSLHIFANPFENNIPNPNDPNVKYFGPGIHDLTSLNVGDNTTVYLAGGAYIRCGMDEDEKEVEVRGQKRKLPTFFLEGNNITIRGRGIIDQSAIPRSNRRYTVFSQFSKNINIEGITIFDPSHWTMPIQSSDSIHVDNIKIIGWRGNSDGVDISSSRDVLVENCFFRTLDDAVVIKSFTDCGEVRNVHTRKCVVWNELAHSLSIGAEVHEDISNILFEDCDVIHDVGRETALRVYHCDDAVISDVTFENIRIEEARRLISCWIGKTRWTETEERGNIRNVVFKNITATSAPIDTTLTGFQDGSDWKPYIIRNHASMELVGFDEEHTIEGVRFENVVLDGKPVEAEQVTKNIFVKNVSYK; via the coding sequence ATGATACCCAAATTGCTGATTTCGTGTTATGTAATTTCAATTTTAGGATTTACATCATGTTCCCCAAAAGTAAAAATCTATCCTGCACCTGAAGGAATTGAGCTTTCAGATGCTTTTGTTGTGAAAGTGCAAGAGCAGGCGGTTCCTGTATATAAAACCAAAATTCCGCCCGACCATCCAATTCCGAGATTAAACCATTCGCGTAGTATTTTTGGTTATGCATCTATTGCATCGTTCGATATGAATGAAAGTGTAACAGTTTCGATAGATTACCCCAAAGCTGTTGAATCGGTTAAAATTTTGCCTACATCCTACGGAATTGCTCCCCAGATTGAAGGGAATAAAATTACTTTTAAACTGGATAATCCGGGCCAAATAACTGTTGAGGTGAATGGAGATTGGCACCAATCGTTGCATATTTTTGCTAATCCATTTGAAAATAATATTCCTAATCCCAATGACCCAAATGTGAAATATTTCGGGCCAGGTATTCACGACTTAACAAGTTTAAATGTTGGAGATAATACTACCGTTTATCTTGCCGGAGGTGCATACATTCGTTGTGGAATGGATGAAGATGAAAAGGAGGTGGAAGTAAGGGGACAGAAAAGAAAACTTCCAACGTTTTTTCTGGAAGGAAATAATATTACCATTCGCGGACGTGGAATTATCGACCAAAGCGCTATTCCAAGGTCGAATCGAAGATATACTGTTTTTTCACAGTTCTCAAAAAATATAAATATTGAAGGGATAACCATTTTCGACCCCAGTCACTGGACAATGCCAATACAAAGCTCAGATAGTATTCATGTTGACAACATTAAAATTATTGGTTGGCGGGGGAACTCCGATGGTGTTGATATTTCCAGCAGTCGCGATGTACTTGTAGAGAACTGTTTTTTCCGAACACTTGACGATGCAGTGGTAATAAAGTCTTTTACCGATTGTGGTGAAGTAAGAAATGTACATACAAGAAAATGTGTGGTTTGGAATGAATTGGCGCACTCTTTAAGTATTGGCGCCGAAGTACACGAAGATATCAGCAATATTCTTTTTGAAGATTGCGATGTAATTCACGATGTTGGTCGCGAAACTGCCCTGCGTGTATACCACTGCGACGATGCTGTTATCAGCGATGTTACCTTCGAAAATATCAGGATTGAAGAAGCGCGTCGATTGATTTCATGCTGGATTGGTAAAACCCGCTGGACCGAAACCGAAGAACGCGGAAACATCAGAAATGTGGTTTTTAAAAACATTACAGCCACCTCAGCACCCATCGATACTACACTTACTGGTTTTCAGGATGGCTCCGACTGGAAACCTTATATAATACGGAACCATGCCAGTATGGAGTTGGTGGGATTTGACGAAGAACATACGATTGAAGGAGTGCGTTTTGAAAATGTTGTGCTCGACGGCAAACCGGTTGAAGCAGAGCAGGTAACAAAAAATATTTTTGTAAAAAATGTAAGTTATAAATAA
- a CDS encoding GDSL-type esterase/lipase family protein gives MKAVQKLTWLIGLIVLVSVNSQAQVINAGVGGNSTSDLLERIEKDVLQQEPDLVIVMVGTNDMLNSKKMNSYEQYASNLDEIVKTLKQNKAEVVVMAPPPADSSYLFERHDRKLFASAPNVKLDSARQIVAKTARKQNVHFIDIYQQFSNLNLPQHNTDLFIMNPKNSGYRDGVHPTALGYHFIAENVFQFLKKKKLLEKGDKVLCFGDSITFGSKVKGSGTAEGETYPAYLQNAITTYYEN, from the coding sequence ATGAAAGCAGTGCAAAAGCTAACTTGGTTGATCGGATTAATAGTGCTGGTATCGGTAAATAGCCAGGCACAGGTAATAAATGCCGGTGTGGGGGGAAACTCAACCAGCGATTTATTGGAACGTATTGAGAAGGATGTACTGCAGCAAGAACCAGATTTGGTGATTGTAATGGTGGGTACCAATGATATGCTCAATTCAAAAAAAATGAATTCGTATGAACAGTATGCCTCCAATCTTGATGAAATTGTTAAAACACTAAAGCAAAACAAGGCTGAAGTGGTTGTAATGGCTCCGCCTCCTGCTGATTCAAGCTACCTTTTTGAGCGGCACGACAGAAAACTATTTGCCTCGGCGCCCAATGTAAAGCTGGATTCGGCCCGACAAATTGTGGCAAAAACTGCCCGGAAGCAAAATGTCCACTTTATCGATATTTATCAGCAATTCAGTAATTTAAACCTGCCACAGCATAACACCGACTTGTTTATCATGAATCCGAAAAACAGCGGTTACCGTGATGGCGTTCACCCAACAGCTTTGGGCTATCATTTTATTGCTGAAAATGTGTTTCAGTTTCTGAAAAAGAAGAAACTGCTTGAAAAAGGCGATAAGGTGCTGTGTTTTGGCGACTCCATAACCTTTGGCTCGAAAGTAAAAGGAAGCGGAACAGCTGAAGGGGAAACGTACCCTGCGTATTTACAAAATGCAATAACAACCTATTATGAAAACTAA
- a CDS encoding glycoside hydrolase family 95-like protein, with product MKTKLVSKFAGKVVAKRFKTTKHLSIVLLFVFALLSCTQKPKTIENTINWPEFMAQHDLVWEETPLQWNEGAFTGNGQVGMMIYATMNDNRLDFHMGRQDVTDHRKAPNKKTSMGVKGADLLDFSRLDIGRMYLRPAGKIQKIKVRQHLWNAEVRGTIITDLGELTFRAFTPYNRMLNVIEVSSTEKQDGKTADYTWEWKAGNPISPRALAKPESYPDIELNPKPVVSKNGDLNVCVQTLNAGGDYATVWKEVESSESASTMYLSTANEIPASGKSEVVAGKTVNDAASTALIEVEKIHRDWWHSFFQKSFLSIPDGRMESFYWIQLYKMAACSRPDGPALDLNGPFLKVTSWPGLWWNLNVQLTYWPFNTSNHLELAENYIKLIDEYGDAMLKNRFSGSTLGDYAWALHNYWLIYSYKGDWESIQNKWVPKAMDVAKIYEGKQIRNENGKIELIAMGSPEYKGFEKFENTNYNLAILRWLLNTLIESNEKAGTNLQEVAKWKQTLEDLIPYPIDENGLMIGSSQPVDMSHRHYSHLLALYPLFQLDPDSPEDMALVDKSVVHWHKIEDGKGLAGYSYTGAASLYNALGRGNDAYGIMQHFLTKQIGKGSALLLPNTFYMEGWGRNPVIETPLSGAAAIMEFLLQSWGNKIRVFPAVPDGWEEASFNDLRAQGGFLVSAARENSKTTWVKIKSEVGHPCVLKVPGWNEAIQIGGNGKVRMTKIADGEFEIAFAAGQEIIVAPSPEVQPQLKPVQHNVEEINLYGVKKGMNYEEEMVYPVPEYEY from the coding sequence ATGAAAACTAAATTAGTTTCGAAATTTGCCGGTAAGGTAGTTGCCAAGCGGTTTAAAACAACCAAACACCTTAGTATTGTTTTATTGTTTGTGTTCGCACTGTTGTCGTGCACCCAAAAACCCAAAACGATAGAAAACACCATTAACTGGCCCGAATTTATGGCGCAGCACGACCTGGTTTGGGAAGAAACACCCCTGCAATGGAACGAAGGTGCTTTTACCGGAAACGGGCAGGTTGGTATGATGATTTACGCCACCATGAATGACAATCGCCTCGATTTTCATATGGGACGGCAAGATGTTACCGACCATCGCAAAGCACCGAATAAAAAAACATCGATGGGTGTAAAAGGGGCTGACCTCTTGGATTTTTCGCGCCTCGATATTGGAAGAATGTACCTGCGCCCTGCAGGTAAAATTCAGAAAATAAAAGTGCGTCAGCACCTGTGGAATGCAGAAGTTAGAGGGACAATAATTACCGATTTGGGCGAACTTACTTTTCGTGCATTTACGCCATACAACCGTATGCTGAATGTGATTGAAGTAAGCTCAACTGAAAAGCAGGATGGTAAAACAGCAGATTATACCTGGGAATGGAAAGCCGGAAATCCAATTTCTCCACGTGCCCTGGCCAAACCCGAAAGTTACCCTGATATTGAGTTGAATCCCAAACCCGTGGTTTCTAAGAATGGTGATTTAAATGTTTGCGTACAAACGTTAAATGCCGGTGGCGATTATGCCACGGTTTGGAAAGAAGTAGAAAGTTCTGAGTCGGCATCAACCATGTATTTGTCAACTGCCAACGAAATTCCGGCAAGCGGGAAATCGGAAGTTGTGGCCGGTAAAACGGTTAACGATGCGGCGTCGACAGCACTTATCGAAGTTGAAAAAATACACCGTGATTGGTGGCACAGCTTTTTCCAAAAATCATTTTTATCCATTCCCGACGGACGTATGGAATCGTTTTACTGGATTCAGTTGTACAAAATGGCGGCCTGTTCGCGCCCGGACGGCCCGGCACTCGATTTAAATGGCCCGTTTCTGAAAGTAACTTCGTGGCCCGGCCTTTGGTGGAATCTGAATGTGCAGTTAACCTACTGGCCATTCAATACAAGTAATCATTTGGAATTGGCCGAAAACTACATAAAACTCATCGATGAGTATGGCGATGCCATGCTTAAAAACCGCTTTAGTGGTTCAACACTCGGCGATTATGCCTGGGCTTTACACAACTACTGGCTTATTTACAGCTACAAAGGCGACTGGGAATCGATTCAAAACAAATGGGTACCCAAGGCCATGGATGTGGCCAAAATTTACGAAGGCAAACAAATCAGAAACGAAAACGGCAAGATTGAATTAATTGCCATGGGCTCGCCCGAGTACAAAGGCTTTGAAAAGTTTGAAAACACCAACTATAATCTGGCCATTTTGCGCTGGCTGTTAAATACTTTAATTGAATCGAACGAAAAGGCCGGAACGAATTTGCAGGAAGTTGCCAAATGGAAACAAACGCTTGAAGATTTAATTCCATACCCCATTGATGAAAATGGCTTAATGATTGGCAGCAGCCAGCCGGTTGACATGTCGCACCGCCACTACTCGCATTTACTGGCTTTGTATCCGCTGTTTCAACTCGACCCCGATTCGCCCGAAGATATGGCGCTGGTTGATAAATCGGTAGTACACTGGCATAAAATTGAGGATGGAAAAGGTTTAGCCGGTTATTCGTATACGGGTGCAGCTTCGTTGTACAATGCCCTTGGTCGCGGAAACGATGCCTATGGAATTATGCAGCATTTTTTAACCAAACAAATTGGCAAAGGAAGTGCATTGTTGCTACCCAATACTTTTTATATGGAAGGCTGGGGGCGCAACCCGGTAATTGAAACGCCGCTGAGTGGAGCCGCTGCAATTATGGAATTTTTGCTGCAAAGCTGGGGCAATAAAATAAGGGTATTCCCTGCTGTTCCCGATGGCTGGGAAGAGGCTTCTTTTAACGATCTCAGGGCACAAGGCGGTTTCCTTGTGAGTGCTGCCCGCGAGAACAGTAAAACAACCTGGGTAAAAATCAAAAGTGAGGTCGGCCATCCCTGTGTGCTTAAAGTACCGGGGTGGAATGAAGCCATACAAATTGGCGGAAACGGAAAAGTTAGAATGACAAAAATAGCTGATGGCGAATTTGAAATCGCTTTCGCTGCAGGACAGGAAATTATTGTAGCTCCTTCTCCTGAAGTTCAGCCACAGCTAAAACCTGTTCAGCACAATGTTGAAGAAATTAATTTGTACGGCGTAAAAAAGGGAATGAACTACGAAGAGGAAATGGTTTACCCGGTTCCGGAGTATGAGTATTAA
- a CDS encoding DUF1961 family protein yields the protein MKSNQILVILAVFFAAISCQQKEPTDFAGLNKSKAWQLRLEDECTANWQQNWFKDGLISVVEQDENGMDLIAGPVNRDDAHHTVLWTKQSFEGDIKMEYEYTRTDSQIVNVNILYIQAQGIGKEGKGADITEWNAYRDTANMWKYYFYMDPLHISYAAFPMVNDDPENDYVRVRKYPTPSQEEFKNTEVLPAYFKTGLFQPDVTYKITVIKTGSKLYFNVNGNGDEKLFSWDLTEEQSPKQGRIGLRHMYTRSARYKNFKVWTK from the coding sequence ATGAAGTCAAATCAAATTTTAGTAATACTGGCTGTTTTCTTTGCAGCCATAAGTTGTCAACAAAAAGAACCAACCGACTTTGCCGGCCTAAACAAATCTAAAGCCTGGCAGCTCCGGTTAGAAGATGAGTGTACCGCTAACTGGCAGCAAAACTGGTTTAAAGATGGACTGATTTCGGTGGTAGAGCAGGACGAAAACGGCATGGACCTAATCGCAGGACCGGTTAACCGCGACGATGCCCACCACACCGTACTTTGGACCAAACAATCGTTCGAGGGCGACATTAAAATGGAATACGAATACACCCGCACCGATAGCCAGATTGTAAATGTAAACATCCTGTATATTCAGGCGCAGGGCATTGGCAAAGAGGGCAAAGGGGCCGATATTACCGAATGGAACGCCTACCGCGACACGGCCAATATGTGGAAATATTATTTCTATATGGATCCATTACACATTAGTTATGCCGCTTTCCCGATGGTAAACGACGATCCTGAAAACGATTACGTTCGTGTACGTAAATACCCAACTCCAAGCCAGGAAGAATTTAAAAATACCGAGGTGTTACCTGCCTACTTTAAAACAGGCTTGTTTCAACCCGATGTTACCTATAAAATAACGGTAATAAAAACGGGCTCAAAACTCTATTTTAATGTGAATGGAAACGGCGATGAGAAACTTTTTTCCTGGGATTTAACAGAGGAACAGTCGCCAAAACAGGGTAGAATTGGTCTTCGCCACATGTACACCCGCTCGGCGAGGTATAAAAATTTTAAAGTTTGGACGAAGTAA
- a CDS encoding glycoside hydrolase family protein — MKTIVFILFLIAVQVAGAQNSIFSQLGTAPVNGGLQMEDYWVWGSSVIKGDDGKYHMYASRWPKYLKFHPGWMIASEIVHAVSDTPEGPYDFKDVALGARGAQFWDGRSCHNPKIVKYNDEYILYYMGSTHPFEEVDEENADELTLSSKWCIAARWGKRVGVATSKSPNGPWERLDAPILDVKPNSFYSFLTSNPSPLIKEDGSVVLLFKGRGYKEDGISHSDMSIGVATAPSYDGEYTVMGNEPLFSIDQFGEVEDPHLWSDKNGYHMLAKDQRGQISGHKHDGILAHSKDGINWEIDKTPLAYTKKVKWDNGKTIQQGQLERVFVLVENGEPTHLFFATMDGPGGFGNGTKTWNMVIPLNKNK; from the coding sequence ATGAAAACGATTGTCTTTATACTTTTCCTTATTGCGGTGCAAGTTGCAGGCGCCCAAAACAGCATTTTTAGTCAGCTTGGTACCGCCCCTGTTAATGGCGGTCTGCAAATGGAAGATTACTGGGTTTGGGGAAGTTCGGTAATAAAAGGCGACGATGGCAAGTATCATATGTATGCCTCGCGCTGGCCGAAGTATTTAAAATTCCACCCGGGGTGGATGATTGCCTCCGAAATTGTACACGCGGTATCTGATACCCCTGAAGGGCCTTATGATTTTAAAGATGTAGCCCTTGGAGCCCGTGGTGCACAATTCTGGGATGGACGTTCGTGCCATAATCCTAAAATCGTAAAGTATAATGACGAATATATTTTGTACTACATGGGGTCAACACATCCCTTTGAAGAAGTTGACGAAGAGAATGCTGATGAATTAACCTTATCGAGCAAATGGTGTATTGCCGCACGATGGGGAAAACGTGTTGGCGTGGCTACCTCAAAAAGTCCGAACGGGCCATGGGAAAGGCTTGATGCGCCGATTTTGGATGTTAAACCAAATTCGTTTTATAGCTTTTTAACCTCCAATCCTTCGCCACTTATTAAGGAAGACGGCTCGGTGGTTTTATTGTTTAAAGGACGCGGGTATAAAGAGGATGGCATTTCACATTCCGATATGTCAATTGGAGTGGCTACAGCCCCATCGTATGATGGAGAATATACGGTAATGGGGAATGAACCCCTCTTTTCAATTGATCAATTTGGAGAAGTAGAAGATCCTCACCTGTGGAGCGATAAAAATGGCTACCACATGCTGGCAAAAGACCAACGCGGTCAGATCTCCGGTCATAAACACGATGGGATTTTAGCGCACTCGAAAGATGGTATTAACTGGGAAATTGATAAAACTCCATTGGCCTACACCAAAAAGGTGAAATGGGATAATGGAAAAACCATTCAACAGGGACAATTGGAGCGTGTTTTTGTTCTGGTTGAAAATGGGGAGCCAACTCATTTGTTTTTTGCCACCATGGATGGCCCCGGGGGTTTTGGAAACGGGACCAAAACGTGGAATATGGTTATTCCACTGAATAAGAATAAATAA
- a CDS encoding sialate O-acetylesterase, whose amino-acid sequence MNTKYILLFLVFILPQIISAEVKLNALFATRMVVQQDSEIPVWGWANPMEKITIEASWGAKAETTAKTDSTWRVMLKTPKAGGPFQIAVTGKNKIVLEDVLAGEVWLCTGQSNMDFAMEKFVNDAREEKYQPLVEFMRNEVVTANDPLIRHIEVPQTPSVFEKKKNFEANWRSVNPDEIGKITATGYFFAKELRKHLNVPVGIVECSWGGTRIQPWLSEEAYKSDEELKAYFEQSRIKIKEQIAELGDAESYVDTSFQRRFQAWKDGGKKTNRPYPRTHPLKNKQVQATLYNGMISAIVPFAIKGVVWYQGEGNSHFKEEEYEKYFKLMINSWREEWGQGDFPFYWAQLAAYEVPDERSDNGWAMVNDHLRRGLELPNTGMAVLYDIGEAKDVHPHNKMDAGIRLSMLALKNDYGITELVANGPLYKSSKVVGNKMIVEFKDAGKGLMVGNKHLYYPTKEVDEPLSWFEILDENGSWKPAEAKIIAKDKIEVSNPNIDKPVAVRYAWSSNPEGANLYNRNGLPAAVFTTEE is encoded by the coding sequence ATGAATACAAAATATATTCTTTTGTTTTTGGTATTTATTTTACCTCAAATTATTTCGGCCGAAGTAAAATTAAACGCTTTGTTTGCCACCCGAATGGTGGTGCAGCAAGACAGTGAAATTCCAGTTTGGGGCTGGGCCAACCCAATGGAAAAAATTACCATTGAAGCCAGCTGGGGAGCAAAAGCGGAAACCACTGCTAAAACCGATAGTACCTGGCGGGTTATGCTAAAAACCCCAAAAGCAGGAGGCCCGTTTCAAATTGCAGTTACGGGGAAAAATAAGATTGTTTTAGAAGATGTTTTAGCCGGAGAAGTGTGGCTGTGTACCGGGCAATCGAACATGGATTTTGCCATGGAGAAATTTGTAAATGATGCCCGCGAAGAAAAATACCAACCACTGGTAGAATTTATGCGCAACGAAGTGGTAACGGCCAACGACCCATTGATAAGGCACATTGAGGTGCCACAAACGCCATCGGTTTTCGAAAAGAAGAAAAACTTTGAAGCAAACTGGAGAAGCGTAAATCCTGATGAAATTGGAAAAATTACAGCAACCGGTTATTTCTTTGCCAAAGAGTTACGCAAACACTTAAATGTGCCGGTTGGCATTGTTGAATGCTCGTGGGGAGGTACCCGAATTCAACCCTGGCTCTCGGAAGAGGCTTATAAATCGGATGAGGAGTTAAAGGCATACTTTGAGCAAAGCCGGATAAAGATAAAGGAACAAATTGCCGAACTTGGCGATGCCGAGAGTTACGTAGACACTTCCTTTCAACGCAGGTTTCAGGCTTGGAAAGATGGTGGTAAAAAAACAAACCGACCTTATCCTCGAACACATCCTTTAAAAAACAAACAGGTACAGGCAACCTTGTATAACGGAATGATATCGGCAATTGTTCCTTTTGCAATTAAAGGTGTGGTTTGGTATCAGGGCGAAGGTAATTCCCATTTTAAAGAAGAGGAGTACGAAAAATATTTTAAGCTAATGATTAACAGTTGGCGAGAAGAATGGGGTCAAGGCGATTTTCCATTCTATTGGGCTCAACTTGCCGCCTACGAAGTTCCCGATGAACGTTCGGATAATGGATGGGCAATGGTAAACGACCACCTGCGACGCGGATTGGAGCTGCCTAATACGGGCATGGCAGTTTTATACGACATCGGCGAAGCAAAAGACGTGCACCCACACAATAAAATGGATGCCGGAATTCGTCTGTCGATGTTGGCCTTAAAGAATGATTATGGGATTACTGAACTTGTGGCAAATGGTCCACTTTATAAAAGCTCGAAAGTTGTTGGCAACAAAATGATTGTTGAATTTAAGGACGCAGGCAAAGGTTTAATGGTGGGCAATAAACATCTTTATTATCCTACAAAAGAAGTGGACGAACCATTAAGCTGGTTTGAAATTTTAGACGAAAACGGAAGCTGGAAACCTGCTGAAGCGAAGATAATAGCCAAAGATAAAATTGAAGTTTCAAATCCGAATATTGATAAACCTGTTGCTGTGCGTTATGCCTGGTCATCGAATCCGGAAGGAGCAAATTTATATAATAGAAATGGATTGCCCGCGGCAGTATTTACAACTGAAGAATAG